The Hymenobacter swuensis DY53 genome includes the window CGTTTTGTAGACTTTGTCGTGCTCGTCTTTGCGGGAAATGCCGCGGTTGGTGGGAATTACCACCACGTCGAGCTTGTAGATTTCCCAGAACTCGCCGGCTTCGGTTTCGGCCGTACCCGTCATACCGCCCAGCTTGTGGTACATGCGGAAGTAGTTCTGCAGCGTTACGGTAGCGTAGGTCTGGGTGGCGTCTTCCACGCGCACGTTTTCCTTAGCCTCAATGGCCTGGTGCAGACCATCGGAGTAGCGGCGGCCTTCCATTACGCGGCCGGTCTGCTCATCCACAATCTTCACCTTGCCGTCGTCGGTGAGGATGTACTGGTCATCCTTCTCGAACAGGGTATAGGCTTTCAGCAGCTGGTTGATGGTGTGGATGCGCTCCGACTTCACCTGAAAGTCGTCCATCACCTTCTCTTTGGTGTGCAGCTTTTCCTCGCCGGTCAGGCTCTCATTCTTCTCGATGTTGGCCAATTCCGAGCCGATATCGGGCATGATGAAGAAGCTGTGGTCTTCACCCTCGCCGGTAATCAGGTCAACGCCTTTCTCAGTCAGCTCAATCTGGTTATTTTTCTCGTCGATGGTGAAGAACAGCGGCTCATCGGCCTTGGGCATCTGGCGCTGGTTATCCTGCAGATAGTAGTTCTCTGTTTTCTGCAGCACGGCACGCATGCCGGTTTCCGAGAGGAACTTGATGAGGGGCTTGCTCTTGGGCAGGCCACGGTGGGCACGGAACAGCATCAGGCCACCTTCGCCTTCCTTGGGGCCGTCATTGCCTTCCTTGATGAGCTTGCGGGCTTCTACCAGGTAGTTCTGCACCTGCTTCTTCTGGGCTTCCACCAGCTTCTGAATGCGGGGCTTGAGCTGGTAGAACTCGTGCACATCACCGCGGGGCACGGGGCCCGAAATGATGAGCGGGGTCCGGGCATCGTCAATCAGTACGGAGTCCACTTCGTCGACCATAGCGTAGTGGTGCTTGCGCTGCACCAGTTCCTCGGGGTCGCGCGCCATGTTGTCGCGCAGGTAATCGAAGCCGAATTCGTTGTTGGTACCGTAGGTGATGTCAGCTAGGTAAGCCTTGCGGCGGGCATCGGTGTTGGGCTGGTGCTTATCGATGCAGTCCACGGTAATGCCGTGGAATTCGAACAGCGGCGCATTCCACTCCGAGTCACGCTTGGCCAGGTAGTCGTTCACCGTTACCAGGTGCACGCCGCGCTTGGCCAGCGAGTTCAGGAAGGCCGGCAGGGTCGAAACCAGGGTTTTACCCTCGCCTGTGGCCATTTCCGAAATCTTGCCCTGGTGCAGCACCACGCCGCCGATGATCTGCACGTCGTAGTGAATCATGTCCCAGGTCACCTCGGCACCAGCGGCCAGCCACTTATTGCTCCAGATGGCTTTGTCGCCCTCGATGCGCACGTTGGGCTTGCGACTGGCGTATTCCCGGTCGTAGTCGGTGGCGGCAACTACCAATTGACCGTTCTGGGTGTAGCGGCGGGCGGTTTCCTTGCAGATGGCAAATGCTACGGGCAGCACTTCCATCAGCACTACTTCCAGCTCCTTGTTGCGCTGCTTTTCCAGCACGTCAATCTGGTCGAACAGCTCCTCCTTCTGCACGGCATCCAGCGAAGCGTCGTCGTTTACGCGGGCGTGCAGGTTGGCAATCTGGTCGTCGATGGCTTTCAGGTGAGCATTGATGCGGGCCCGTACTTCGTCAGTGCGGGCGCGCAGCTCGTCGTCGCTGAGTTGTGCCAGTTTGGCATATTCGGCGTTTACAAGCGCCACATACGGTACAATCTCCTTTAAATCCCGGTCCGATTTGGAGCCGAAAATTTTGGCGACGGTTTTCCCTAGAAAATCAAACATGCTGGTTTACCTTAATTGAAACGCCGGGGCGCAACTCAAATTTACGGCGTTTTTCGGGAATGTCCCGGGGCTTTTGCCGCAAATACGTCGCCCCGGCCCCCGAAACGACAAACCCCGCACCTCAAAGAGTGTGCGGGGTTTGTCGTTTCGGCTTTCTTGTCAGGTGAGCGGCTGGGCTTTACGTGGCAGCGGTTAGTAACGCACTACCACCTCCGTGGTATCAAAGGGGTGCAACGTGAAGGGCTGATGGTAGCGGGTGAATTTGCCACCGAAATTCACTTCCCAGTTCACGGTAGTTGTACTGGGCAACGTGGAATCCACAACGTGGTAACTTACAGCACCATAGTCTTTAGGGCGCAGGTCGATAGTTGAGATATAGCCCAGATCATACCAGGGCCCCCATACCGAAATCTGGTCGGGGACGGGACCAACCTTCTGCTCCACGCGAATATTCAGCCAAGCCGGCGCGGCTACCGGAATTACCAGATTACGATTTTTCCGGCCTTTTTCCACATTTGGCTCCTCGCCCCAGTGTGAGCCATGCCCGGCCTCGGAGTACGCTTTCAGCACGTAGGACGTACCCGCCGCCGCATCGAACTGGAAACTGAAACGGCCATTGGCATCGGCCTGCTGCAGGCCGGCGGCGGGTTTGTAGCCCGAGTGCAGGCCGCTGCCGCCCTGGCCATTTACCTCTATCTGGGCGTAGGGCACCGGTTTGTTGGTCATCATTTCAATAACTTGGCCTTCCACCAGCGTCAGGCCTTCTTCGGGTTTTTGACAAGCACCTACTATGCCGCTGAGGGCCGCTACGATGCAGAGAGTACGGAAATTCTTCATAGGAATCGGGAGGTTGAATACGGTAGTAAATCACGCTTTTCCCTCACTTCTCTCCCAACCACAAGCTAGTGTCATCCGACTTTATAACAACCCAATCTTATAATCTAACAGTTTATATAACAAACTCTTACGTGCATTATCTTTCTACTTTGCCGAGCCGGTAAAAAACAGAGCCCGTTCCCCTAACAAGGGAACGAGCTCGGAATGTGCAAGAAAGAAACGGAGCCGCTGTGTAGTTGCCGGTTGTGTACCGCAAGCACCATTACTCAGCTACTCCGCTGCTCTGTTACTCTTTGGCCGGGTCGCGGGAAACCAGCTTTTCCATGATGGAAGTAGAGCCGATAATGGCGGGCTTTTTAGGCTTTAGGTTTTCTTCCTTCTCGGTGAGCTTCTTGTAGAGCGTGAGGGCCTGGGCCACTACCTGGTCCATGTTGTAGTACTTATAAGTAGCCAACCGGCCTACAAAGTGCACGTTCGGCGTTTCGTCGGCCAGCTTCTTGTACTTGTTGTACAACTCAGCGTTTTCCAACCGGGGCACAGGGTAATATGGGTCGCCCTCGGCTTTCGGGTACTCGTACACCAGCGCCGTTTTGGGATGTTTCTGACCGGTGAGGGCCTTAAACTCGGTGATGCGGGTGTAGAGGTTGTCGTTGGGGTAATTTACCACCGGAGCAGCCAAGTGCTGCTCCACGTTCAGGGTTTCGTGCTTGAACTCCAGGGAGCGGTAAGGCAGTTTGCCGTACTGAAAATCGAAATACTCATCTACCGGACCCGTGAAAATCATTTCCTTAAAGGGAATGAAGTCGATGATGTCATGGTAATCGGTGTTGAGCATCACCTTAATATTGGGATGGTCCAGCAGCCGCTCAAACATGCGGGTGTAGCCGTGCAGCGGCATGGCCTGATAGGTATCAGTAAAGTACCGGTCGTCGCGGTTAGTGCGGGTAGGCACCCGGCTGGTCACCGACTTATCCAACTCCGAGGGGTCCATACCCCACTGCTTACGGGTATAGTTCTTGAAGAACTTCTCATACAGTTCCCGGCCTACCTTACTCACCACTACGTCTTCGGAAGTGCGGATAACGGGCACCTGCTCCGCCACCGATTCGAAGAACTGTTCCACCTCAAAGCTGTTGAGTGAAAGGCCGTAGAGTTTGTTGATGGTATCGAGGTTAATGGGCATGGGCACCATCTGGCCATCAACCGAGGCCAGCACACGGTGCTCGTAAGGGCGCCAGTCGGTGAAGTTAGAAAGGTACTCGAAGACGTCCTTGGAGTTGGTGTGGAAGATGTGCGGCCCGTATTTGTGGACCAGAATGCCATCCTCATTGTAATGGTCGAAGGCGTTGCCGGCAATGTGGCTGCGCTTATCTACGATGAGCACTTTTTTGTTGGAACGCGTGGCTAGCCGCTCGGCCAGCACGCTACCGGCGAAACCGGCCCCTACGATGAGATAATCGAACATAGCTAGCGGTGTTTGGGGGAGATGAAAGAAAGGAGGATGCGGGAGGCGTGGATTATCAGGGCGGGGTAGCGGGCTTAGCGGCCGACAACGGGGGCGGGCGTGAGTTTATGAGTCATCAGGGCTACCATCTGGTCCCAAGTCTGGTCCCAACTGATGGTGGCGAGATACGCATCGGTGCGCTGGCGCCAGTCGGCATCCTGGGTTTGAGTCAGGGCCTTTTCGATGGCGCGGCCAAACTCGTCGGCGGTGCTGGCAATCTGCACGAGGTTCAGGTCGCCGTAGGGCCGCACCACGTCGCGGATAGGCGTGCTGACCACGGGAC containing:
- the glf gene encoding UDP-galactopyranose mutase, giving the protein MFDYLIVGAGFAGSVLAERLATRSNKKVLIVDKRSHIAGNAFDHYNEDGILVHKYGPHIFHTNSKDVFEYLSNFTDWRPYEHRVLASVDGQMVPMPINLDTINKLYGLSLNSFEVEQFFESVAEQVPVIRTSEDVVVSKVGRELYEKFFKNYTRKQWGMDPSELDKSVTSRVPTRTNRDDRYFTDTYQAMPLHGYTRMFERLLDHPNIKVMLNTDYHDIIDFIPFKEMIFTGPVDEYFDFQYGKLPYRSLEFKHETLNVEQHLAAPVVNYPNDNLYTRITEFKALTGQKHPKTALVYEYPKAEGDPYYPVPRLENAELYNKYKKLADETPNVHFVGRLATYKYYNMDQVVAQALTLYKKLTEKEENLKPKKPAIIGSTSIMEKLVSRDPAKE
- the secA gene encoding preprotein translocase subunit SecA, encoding MFDFLGKTVAKIFGSKSDRDLKEIVPYVALVNAEYAKLAQLSDDELRARTDEVRARINAHLKAIDDQIANLHARVNDDASLDAVQKEELFDQIDVLEKQRNKELEVVLMEVLPVAFAICKETARRYTQNGQLVVAATDYDREYASRKPNVRIEGDKAIWSNKWLAAGAEVTWDMIHYDVQIIGGVVLHQGKISEMATGEGKTLVSTLPAFLNSLAKRGVHLVTVNDYLAKRDSEWNAPLFEFHGITVDCIDKHQPNTDARRKAYLADITYGTNNEFGFDYLRDNMARDPEELVQRKHHYAMVDEVDSVLIDDARTPLIISGPVPRGDVHEFYQLKPRIQKLVEAQKKQVQNYLVEARKLIKEGNDGPKEGEGGLMLFRAHRGLPKSKPLIKFLSETGMRAVLQKTENYYLQDNQRQMPKADEPLFFTIDEKNNQIELTEKGVDLITGEGEDHSFFIMPDIGSELANIEKNESLTGEEKLHTKEKVMDDFQVKSERIHTINQLLKAYTLFEKDDQYILTDDGKVKIVDEQTGRVMEGRRYSDGLHQAIEAKENVRVEDATQTYATVTLQNYFRMYHKLGGMTGTAETEAGEFWEIYKLDVVVIPTNRGISRKDEHDKVYKTVREKYNAVADEIQTLVQAGRPVLVGTTSVEISELVSRMLKFKGIPHQVLNAKQNQREAEIVAAAGYPGTVTIATNMAGRGTDIKLKETSKESGGLAIIGTERHESRRVDRQLRGRAGRQGDPGSSQFFVSLEDNLMRLFGSDRIAKLMDRMGLEEGEVIQHSMITSSIERAQKKVEENNFGIRKRLLEYDDVMNAQREVVYKRRRNALHGERLELDIWNMIYDVCEDIVVGHKGNNDFEDFKLAIIRVFGYDTHLTAQDLVGMQPGPLTQKLYDETLGYYQSKNEFIGSNAMPLITDLLSQNAPYENIAIPFTDGRKQIQAVANLRRSQATQGQEIIRGMEKVVVLSVIDEAWTKHLRAMDDLKQVVQNAVYEQKDPLLVYKFESFELFKQMISKVNEDTIQFLFRADVPMQASQDGSYDEPEYFTEDELPVAPPQPRLKAEKEVSSASLGAGPEDLEQDGAMTDVLEKQQPARSQKVANRNDKVSVQYMDGRIVRDVKFKSVEDDLLNDRAVLID